A segment of the Actinomycetes bacterium genome:
GCGGGAGTCCCGGCGTGAGGTCACCGTCGGCGATGTCGTCGAGCTGAGTGTGTCCGACCTGCCCGGTGCGGGGTACCGCTGGGAGGTGCCTGCGCTCCCTCCCGGGCTGGCCGTCGTCGAGGACGACTGGGTGCAGCCCGACCCGCCGCCCGGCGTCGGGGCCGGCCGGGCGCGCGTGCTGCGGATCCGCGCCGACCGGACCGGCGAGTACGTCGTCCGGCTCGAGCTGCGCCGGCCCTGGGAGGCCGCCCCGGCCCGGGTGAGCGAGGTGCCGGTGTCCGTCACGGCTCCCGCTGGACCCTGATCCCGACGGGCCCGGTCCGGCAGCGGCTAGCGTGCCGCCATGACCGCCGAGCTCACCGTCCTGCACGCCGGCTATGCGACCGGTGAGGGCGTGGCCTCGAGCGTGGTGCTGGTCCGCGACGGCGCCTCTACGGTCGTCGTGGACCCTGGAATGGTCCGCAGCCCCTCGCTGATCCTGGACCCGATGACCACTCTCGAGGTGTCGGCCGGCGACGTCACGGACGTCGTCCTGAGCCACCACCACCCCGACCACACGTGGCACATAGCGCTGTTCCCGAACGCGCGGGTCCACGACGCGTGGGCGGTCTACCAGGGCGACCAGTGGGACGACCAGCCGGCCGAGGGACGGGAGGTGTCGCCGTCGGTGCGGCTGATGGAGACGCCCGGCCACACCGCCCAGGACATCAGCACGCTGGTCGAGACCGCCGAGGGGCTGGTCGCCTGCACGCACCTCTGGTGGTTCGCCGAAGGTCCGGCCGAGGACCCGCGGGCGACCGACCTGCCGGCCCTGCACGCCAGCCGCGAACGGCTGCTCGCACTCGAGCCGGTCCGGGTGGTGCCCGGGCACGGGCCGGCGTTCGTCCCCGGCCCGTCGACGCCAGGCTGAGCCGACGGAGCGCCGGCTCTGGTCTCAGGCGGCAGCGTGCAGCCGTGGCCTCCTTGTAGGAGCCCTCGTCCGGCACGACCGTGAGGGTCCAGTCCTGCACCGTGCCGTCACAGACGGCCGCGCTCTGCTGGTCGACGAAGCCGGTCACCTTGGTGCCGCGAACGGTCTGATCGAGCCCGCCGAACAGGGACAGGCTCTCCGACTCCGTGCACGTGTACGTGCCCGAGACGGTCACCGTGAAGCGACCGCCACCACAGAGCACGGTGTCCAGGTCCTC
Coding sequences within it:
- a CDS encoding protease inhibitor I42 family protein; translation: MDESERAVERESRREVTVGDVVELSVSDLPGAGYRWEVPALPPGLAVVEDDWVQPDPPPGVGAGRARVLRIRADRTGEYVVRLELRRPWEAAPARVSEVPVSVTAPAGP
- a CDS encoding MBL fold metallo-hydrolase → MTAELTVLHAGYATGEGVASSVVLVRDGASTVVVDPGMVRSPSLILDPMTTLEVSAGDVTDVVLSHHHPDHTWHIALFPNARVHDAWAVYQGDQWDDQPAEGREVSPSVRLMETPGHTAQDISTLVETAEGLVACTHLWWFAEGPAEDPRATDLPALHASRERLLALEPVRVVPGHGPAFVPGPSTPG